In one window of Desulforhabdus amnigena DNA:
- a CDS encoding flagellar basal body P-ring protein FlgI encodes MFRRNLFLLLSVFLLLQFHVFPASAARIKDIASFMGDRPNQLIGYGLIVGLNGTGDNNKTQFTVNTLANLLDNMGIHVNPDQVKVKNVAAVMATAKLPSFVRKGSRVDVQVSSIGDAKSLEGGTLLMTPLQGPDGKTYAVAQGPISVGGFSVSGASGSGVQKNHPTVGFVSGGALVEQEVPVPYGNLQQLDLVLSNPDFSTANKVSKRVNETLGDSVAQAMDAATIKVQVPESYQQNIVGLISRVESIEVQPDEVAKIVVNERTGTIVIGENVRISPVAVAHGNLTVQISETPSVSQPQPFGKGQTVVVPQSEVNVEEEKGHISIVGGGVTIGQVVKGLNAIGATPRDLINILQAIRAAGAMQAELEFI; translated from the coding sequence GTGTTCAGACGAAATCTGTTTCTTTTGTTGAGCGTGTTTCTTCTGCTTCAGTTCCATGTCTTTCCTGCTTCCGCTGCGAGAATTAAAGATATCGCTTCCTTTATGGGAGACCGCCCCAATCAGTTGATCGGCTATGGGCTCATTGTCGGATTGAACGGCACCGGCGACAACAACAAAACGCAGTTTACCGTAAATACTCTGGCAAACCTGCTTGACAACATGGGCATCCATGTCAATCCGGATCAGGTCAAGGTGAAAAATGTAGCGGCGGTCATGGCGACAGCCAAACTGCCGTCGTTTGTGCGCAAAGGAAGCCGGGTGGATGTTCAGGTTTCTTCCATAGGCGACGCCAAGAGCCTGGAGGGAGGAACCCTCCTGATGACCCCGCTCCAGGGGCCCGATGGAAAAACCTACGCCGTGGCCCAGGGCCCCATTTCTGTAGGTGGCTTCAGCGTATCGGGGGCCAGTGGGAGCGGAGTGCAAAAAAACCACCCGACAGTCGGTTTTGTGAGTGGTGGTGCTCTTGTCGAACAGGAAGTTCCCGTGCCTTATGGTAATTTGCAGCAGTTGGATCTGGTATTGAGCAATCCCGATTTTTCCACGGCCAATAAGGTCTCTAAAAGAGTCAACGAGACCTTGGGAGACTCTGTTGCACAGGCAATGGATGCAGCGACCATCAAGGTACAGGTTCCGGAAAGCTATCAGCAAAATATTGTGGGGCTTATCAGCCGGGTGGAGAGCATAGAAGTTCAACCCGATGAAGTAGCCAAAATTGTGGTCAATGAACGGACAGGGACCATCGTGATAGGGGAGAATGTTCGGATTTCTCCTGTGGCTGTGGCCCATGGGAATCTGACGGTCCAGATCTCTGAAACGCCCAGCGTTTCTCAACCCCAGCCTTTCGGTAAGGGACAGACGGTCGTAGTTCCTCAAAGCGAAGTGAATGTAGAAGAAGAGAAGGGGCATATATCCATTGTGGGAGGAGGCGTAACCATCGGTCAGGTGGTCAAGGGGTTGAATGCCATTGGGGCTACCCCTCGTGATCTTATCAACATTCTACAAGCCATTCGCGCAGCCGGGGCGATGCAGGCTGAACTTGAATTCATTTAA
- the flgK gene encoding flagellar hook-associated protein FlgK codes for MGSLNFTLEVAKNTLLNTQVSIQTTSHNIANADNAAYARQKVVMSTNPAYRFRGGWVGMGANVATVVQQRDQFVERRLVNSISEKSQSETLTSHLSLVEAYFSDDGESGISGALGSFWESWDLLHRNPTGETEKEGVAQAAKRLVEEINGAYHNLEGLAEDINGELERAVGNDGSVKSTVNALLDRIASMNAEIRLSENPGRTANDLRDQRYQAIKDLSEIIPIRYSEEQDGSLTVTLDYRNSSTDPVVLVSHDKAGELTLATDSVEGKLIEYRSFDYDSAASSGVAVTPSPGEGEISGGSLNGLIKARHVIDDSLDQLNSFADNLAEQINSLYPVFETGGSGNPAESIQVVSDLAKSMATETNNEIQNISELSLEISKMQDESISFGELGDFTFGHFLSNIHYKIGIQQSDADSKVEFYGSLVSELEAQQQSVSGVSIDEEMVDMLKNQQVYQAAAKIIQMTADLLKTVIDMV; via the coding sequence ATGGGTAGCCTGAACTTTACTCTGGAAGTTGCCAAGAATACGCTTCTGAATACTCAGGTTTCCATCCAGACAACGTCGCACAATATAGCCAATGCCGACAATGCGGCTTATGCACGCCAGAAAGTTGTCATGAGTACGAATCCGGCGTATCGATTCCGTGGCGGCTGGGTTGGCATGGGGGCCAATGTTGCCACGGTGGTGCAGCAGCGTGATCAGTTTGTCGAACGGCGTCTTGTAAATAGTATTTCTGAAAAATCGCAATCGGAGACGCTGACTTCTCACTTAAGCCTGGTAGAGGCATATTTTTCGGACGATGGGGAATCGGGAATTTCAGGTGCGTTGGGTTCGTTTTGGGAGTCCTGGGATCTGCTTCACCGGAATCCGACCGGAGAGACGGAAAAAGAAGGGGTCGCTCAAGCGGCAAAGCGTTTGGTGGAGGAGATCAATGGTGCCTACCATAATCTTGAAGGTCTGGCGGAAGACATCAATGGCGAACTTGAAAGGGCGGTCGGAAACGATGGCTCAGTAAAGAGCACAGTCAATGCTCTTTTGGACCGGATAGCGTCCATGAACGCGGAGATTCGTTTGTCGGAAAACCCGGGCCGGACGGCAAACGATCTTCGAGATCAACGTTATCAGGCGATCAAGGATCTTTCAGAAATCATCCCCATTCGCTATAGCGAAGAGCAGGACGGGTCTCTGACGGTTACCCTCGATTACAGAAACTCGAGTACGGACCCCGTGGTGCTTGTCTCTCACGACAAAGCCGGAGAGCTGACCCTGGCAACCGACTCCGTGGAGGGAAAGCTGATTGAATATCGTTCCTTCGACTACGATTCCGCTGCTTCCTCTGGAGTGGCGGTCACACCTTCGCCGGGGGAGGGTGAGATTTCCGGCGGAAGTCTGAATGGATTGATCAAAGCTCGGCATGTGATAGACGATTCACTCGATCAGCTGAATAGTTTCGCTGATAACCTGGCTGAGCAAATCAATTCCTTATACCCCGTATTTGAAACGGGAGGCTCTGGGAATCCAGCCGAAAGTATTCAGGTCGTTTCGGATTTGGCGAAGAGCATGGCCACGGAAACCAACAATGAGATTCAGAACATTTCGGAACTTTCACTTGAAATTTCAAAGATGCAGGATGAAAGCATCAGCTTTGGCGAGTTGGGCGACTTCACATTTGGACATTTTTTGAGCAACATTCATTACAAAATAGGGATTCAACAGAGTGATGCCGATTCTAAAGTGGAGTTCTACGGAAGTCTGGTGAGTGAACTGGAGGCGCAACAACAATCGGTTTCAGGTGTTTCCATCGATGAAGAAATGGTCGATATGCTCAAAAATCAGCAGGTTTATCAGGCTGCTGCAAAAATAATTCAAATGACTGCAGACTTACTCAAGACCGTTATCGACATGGTATAA
- a CDS encoding DUF6115 domain-containing protein, which translates to MEIFQSWFGSQMSFTLMLQIILDVGLIILLFLLLGRRSRPLDGAEELIQTLEKILEETTAITTEFDANLHERKMLLQNILAKLDDRLNEAEKVCKRLEGAQSVAVVNNPAPLAPPKGNDHDKVFKLANKGLAAEAIAKRLQKPLGEVELILNLKKMYSSR; encoded by the coding sequence ATGGAAATTTTCCAAAGCTGGTTCGGCAGCCAAATGTCTTTTACACTCATGTTGCAGATCATTCTGGACGTGGGGCTCATTATTCTGTTGTTCCTTCTTCTCGGGAGACGTTCGCGGCCCCTGGACGGGGCGGAGGAACTCATTCAGACTTTGGAAAAAATACTTGAAGAAACCACCGCTATCACCACGGAGTTCGATGCAAATCTTCATGAGAGAAAGATGCTGCTCCAAAACATCCTGGCTAAATTGGATGATCGTTTGAATGAAGCGGAGAAGGTCTGCAAACGTCTTGAAGGGGCACAATCCGTGGCGGTTGTCAATAACCCTGCGCCTCTTGCTCCTCCAAAGGGCAATGACCATGATAAGGTCTTCAAACTTGCCAATAAGGGGCTTGCGGCGGAAGCCATTGCCAAACGCTTGCAGAAACCGCTCGGAGAAGTAGAGCTGATTCTGAACCTTAAGAAGATGTACTCCAGTCGTTGA
- the flgG gene encoding flagellar basal-body rod protein FlgG, whose product MIRSLWTAATGMGAQQLNMDVIAHNLSNANTTGYKQSRANFEDLMYQNIIPPGAKTSNDAQLPVGVQVGMGTKTVSVQKNFTQGNFVETGNKLDLAIEGKGFFKVLRGSEEVYTRAGTFKLNEEGFICDSEGNRLQPEIAIPVTATTINIDAGGTLTAVDQAGNVVANETLNITDFPNPAGLSSIGKNYFVPTEASGEATDGQPGSDGLGSLLQGFLENANVDVVEEMVNMIVGQRAYEANSKVIKASDEMLQIANNVKA is encoded by the coding sequence ATGATTCGCAGTCTTTGGACAGCAGCGACCGGTATGGGAGCACAGCAGTTGAATATGGACGTGATCGCCCACAATTTGTCCAACGCCAATACGACGGGGTACAAACAGAGCCGCGCCAACTTCGAAGATCTGATGTACCAAAACATTATACCTCCAGGTGCCAAGACTTCCAATGATGCTCAGCTTCCAGTGGGAGTTCAGGTGGGTATGGGAACGAAAACCGTTTCCGTTCAGAAAAATTTCACTCAGGGAAATTTTGTGGAAACCGGCAACAAACTTGATCTTGCAATTGAAGGCAAAGGTTTTTTCAAGGTGTTGCGAGGATCGGAAGAGGTCTATACACGCGCAGGCACCTTCAAGTTGAATGAAGAAGGATTCATTTGTGATTCCGAGGGAAACCGTCTTCAGCCCGAGATCGCCATTCCCGTGACAGCTACGACCATCAATATCGACGCCGGGGGAACTTTGACGGCGGTAGATCAGGCGGGAAATGTAGTGGCCAACGAAACCCTGAACATTACGGATTTCCCCAATCCTGCAGGGCTTTCCAGTATAGGGAAGAATTACTTTGTTCCTACAGAGGCATCGGGGGAAGCGACCGACGGACAGCCCGGCAGCGATGGCTTGGGGAGCCTGCTCCAGGGGTTTCTGGAAAATGCCAATGTCGATGTCGTAGAAGAGATGGTCAATATGATTGTTGGTCAAAGGGCTTATGAAGCCAATTCCAAGGTCATCAAGGCTTCGGATGAAATGCTCCAGATCGCAAATAATGTAAAAGCATAA
- a CDS encoding MinD/ParA family protein, with the protein MDQALGLRSKREREARWKSSFSHPLSPGHQSIRVMTVSSGKGGVGKSNIVVNLALAFDQLGKRVLIMDADLGLANIDLLLGLTPKFNVSHVLAGNRKFSEVLVRGPGNIRIMPASSGVQQLTQLSDEQKLLFLELLEDLETEIDILLIDTGAGISDTVLYFNLAAQERIVVVTPEPTSLTDAYALIKVLFTRHGERYFKVLANSVEDEKAGKVIFGNISKVADHFLDGLSLDYLGSIPHDPNIQKAVLHQRPLLDLFPNSPASKAFHMVANRIEKIPPRINQGTIQFFWKRLLNV; encoded by the coding sequence ATGGATCAAGCATTGGGCTTGCGTAGCAAAAGAGAGCGGGAAGCCCGCTGGAAAAGCTCTTTTTCGCACCCCCTGTCTCCCGGGCATCAATCGATACGTGTGATGACTGTCAGCAGTGGGAAGGGGGGGGTTGGAAAAAGCAACATCGTGGTAAATCTGGCCCTGGCATTCGATCAGCTGGGAAAGCGAGTGCTGATTATGGATGCCGATCTCGGGCTGGCGAATATAGACCTTCTGTTGGGGCTGACACCGAAGTTCAACGTCAGTCATGTACTTGCAGGCAACAGGAAATTCAGCGAAGTCCTGGTGAGAGGGCCGGGCAATATCCGTATCATGCCGGCATCTTCCGGGGTGCAGCAACTGACTCAACTCTCCGACGAACAAAAACTGCTCTTCCTCGAATTACTGGAAGACCTGGAAACGGAGATCGATATTCTGCTCATCGATACGGGAGCCGGCATTTCCGATACGGTCCTCTATTTCAATCTGGCGGCTCAGGAGAGGATCGTGGTAGTGACCCCCGAACCCACATCCCTCACTGATGCATATGCCCTCATCAAAGTGCTCTTCACCCGCCATGGAGAGCGTTATTTCAAGGTCCTTGCGAATTCTGTGGAAGATGAGAAAGCGGGAAAGGTGATTTTCGGGAATATAAGCAAAGTGGCGGACCACTTTCTGGATGGGCTCTCCTTGGATTATCTGGGGAGTATTCCTCACGATCCAAATATTCAAAAAGCGGTTTTGCATCAGAGGCCTCTGCTGGATCTCTTTCCAAATTCACCCGCCTCGAAAGCCTTTCACATGGTTGCCAATCGTATTGAAAAGATTCCTCCTCGTATCAACCAGGGAACCATTCAGTTTTTTTGGAAAAGGTTATTGAATGTATAA
- a CDS encoding flagellar hook-basal body protein — protein sequence MRLGLHAVVLGARQQEKRLEVIANNLSNIETAGYKKDNVHFSDFIRQTTYTRMDQGNMRNTGQPLDVALSGEGFLRVQSDKGTVYTREGNLSLNKDNVLVTQEGWPVLGQNGPITLSGADVRIERNGQILDKGESDGLGNGEYAAVDTLDIVKFSENSLLEKTDNGYFKPKEENVQPVPAPDTIVQQGSLEEANFNPVEEMALMIDTQRNYEAYQKTLQFFQQEDSQLINKLGSQ from the coding sequence ATGCGATTAGGACTTCATGCCGTTGTGTTGGGAGCCAGACAACAGGAAAAACGTCTGGAAGTGATTGCGAACAATCTCTCGAATATCGAGACTGCAGGCTACAAGAAAGACAATGTCCACTTCAGTGATTTTATCCGCCAGACGACTTACACGCGAATGGATCAGGGAAATATGAGGAATACTGGACAGCCCCTTGACGTCGCGCTCTCCGGGGAAGGGTTCCTGCGTGTACAAAGTGACAAGGGAACGGTCTATACGCGTGAAGGCAATTTGAGCCTCAACAAAGACAATGTTCTGGTGACACAGGAAGGGTGGCCGGTGTTGGGCCAAAATGGCCCCATCACGTTATCCGGAGCTGATGTGCGCATAGAACGAAATGGTCAAATACTTGACAAGGGAGAGTCCGATGGTCTTGGAAATGGTGAATATGCGGCGGTGGATACTCTCGATATAGTCAAGTTTTCTGAGAATTCGTTGCTGGAAAAAACAGACAATGGTTATTTCAAGCCCAAAGAAGAGAATGTACAGCCTGTTCCGGCACCGGATACCATCGTGCAGCAGGGATCACTGGAGGAAGCAAACTTCAATCCAGTGGAAGAAATGGCGCTTATGATCGATACCCAGAGAAATTACGAGGCTTATCAAAAAACGCTGCAATTTTTTCAACAGGAAGATTCTCAATTGATCAACAAATTGGGCAGCCAGTAA
- the flgA gene encoding flagellar basal body P-ring formation chaperone FlgA, whose protein sequence is MGGTLLQQSLMFFFVLQLISWGLPGGVWWPSFPCESQAYSQELNGLDRVEVKGKDVSLLDLFDSNTVPADLKVLLSRESIGQSPAVGEEKFVQGDRLRSYLNTFLSDHGYDPSEFTIRLPDRIVVVSESVQIHREKIEKIFREFILARISRDASDIVINNIRCDDNLSMPAGEVTYRVNASPGERCLGDVAVEIDFYVDGKKIDSAKVSGRVELYQNVLHSRHPMKRNSVVGPSDIEEKRINVADGAVGFVTQSDQVIGKRLLRDVGFLQPLKLEDFDEPLALKRGDAVTIVYEQPGLRVTASGKSLEEGSEGATIRVSNIKSRRTIDCRVVDGETVYAIP, encoded by the coding sequence ATGGGTGGAACACTCTTGCAGCAGAGCCTCATGTTCTTTTTTGTTTTGCAGTTGATTTCCTGGGGACTGCCGGGTGGTGTGTGGTGGCCATCGTTTCCCTGTGAGTCTCAGGCTTACAGTCAGGAGTTGAACGGGCTCGATAGAGTGGAAGTTAAAGGAAAAGATGTCTCTTTGTTGGATCTTTTTGACTCAAACACGGTTCCAGCCGATCTGAAGGTTCTTTTGAGCCGGGAAAGCATCGGACAAAGTCCTGCAGTGGGTGAAGAGAAATTCGTTCAAGGTGATCGATTACGCAGTTATCTCAATACGTTTCTCAGCGACCACGGGTACGATCCGTCGGAGTTTACGATCCGATTGCCCGACCGAATCGTCGTGGTCAGCGAATCGGTTCAGATCCACCGGGAAAAAATTGAGAAAATTTTTCGCGAATTCATTTTGGCTCGCATCTCCAGGGATGCGAGCGATATCGTCATCAACAACATCCGGTGTGACGACAATCTGTCAATGCCTGCGGGAGAAGTCACTTATAGAGTAAACGCCTCTCCCGGGGAGCGTTGTTTGGGCGATGTAGCGGTCGAAATCGATTTTTATGTGGATGGGAAAAAGATCGACAGCGCCAAAGTATCGGGGCGGGTGGAACTCTACCAGAATGTTCTGCACTCCCGCCACCCCATGAAGCGCAATAGCGTGGTGGGGCCTTCAGATATTGAAGAAAAGCGCATCAATGTAGCGGATGGGGCTGTGGGTTTTGTTACTCAATCGGACCAGGTGATCGGCAAGCGCCTCTTGCGGGATGTGGGATTTTTGCAGCCCCTGAAGCTTGAGGACTTCGATGAACCTCTCGCCCTCAAGCGTGGTGATGCGGTCACCATTGTGTATGAACAACCAGGTTTGCGCGTGACAGCAAGTGGAAAGAGTCTGGAAGAGGGTAGCGAGGGTGCTACCATCCGTGTGTCGAACATAAAATCAAGGCGCACGATCGATTGCAGAGTCGTTGATGGGGAAACGGTTTATGCGATTCCCTGA
- the flgN gene encoding flagellar export chaperone FlgN, which produces MSHDNRSCLNVSDPESSNVSEFQSSLLEAFSKTVQSLMRILHEEFEALKHFQSDRLLELLPEKEFLIQRMTQMLGELERIGEEDTTLGESESVKTFMGNLLEIERMNRMNHVLVEGSLEYCREYLNVLVGGSYSGNNSNPLSKMSLKGLRVSREI; this is translated from the coding sequence ATGAGTCATGATAATCGCTCTTGTCTGAATGTATCCGACCCGGAATCTTCCAATGTTTCAGAGTTTCAATCAAGCCTCTTGGAAGCCTTTAGCAAGACGGTTCAGAGCTTGATGCGGATACTCCATGAAGAGTTTGAAGCCTTGAAGCATTTTCAAAGCGATAGGCTTTTGGAGCTCCTTCCGGAAAAGGAATTTCTGATACAGCGTATGACGCAGATGCTGGGAGAACTCGAAAGGATTGGCGAGGAGGATACCACCCTGGGAGAAAGCGAGAGTGTCAAGACTTTCATGGGTAATCTCCTTGAGATCGAGCGTATGAACCGTATGAATCATGTTCTCGTTGAAGGATCGTTGGAATACTGCCGGGAATATCTCAACGTCCTGGTCGGAGGAAGCTACTCCGGGAATAATTCGAATCCGCTCAGTAAGATGTCGTTGAAGGGACTCAGGGTCAGCAGGGAGATATAG
- a CDS encoding FliA/WhiG family RNA polymerase sigma factor, producing MLPKELQCKNSSQMQRPAQLLSRNCYPSQYNAASQESMDREEAIIKHSGIVKYMALRLAARLPAHVSADDLINSGMIGLIDAFEKFDPGQGISFSSYAKIRIRGAMLDEIRAMDWVPRSLRQKSNELSKTCLLLEQRLGRAPLDEEIAAELRISCEQLFKLLDEIKGISLVPEDIFDAVGEGKINGTLPSESDEIFQKTYRAELKKHLAEAISSLSKKEQQLLALYYYEELTMKEIGAVMDYTESRISQIHTKAILKLRSRLARKLKREDLPDRLQDQWCEQTVS from the coding sequence ATGTTGCCAAAAGAACTTCAGTGCAAGAATTCCTCTCAGATGCAACGCCCCGCACAGCTCTTGAGCAGAAATTGCTACCCATCCCAGTATAACGCTGCATCTCAAGAATCCATGGACCGAGAAGAGGCCATAATCAAGCATTCCGGCATCGTGAAATATATGGCGCTGCGATTGGCTGCCAGACTTCCGGCTCATGTGTCTGCAGATGATCTGATCAATTCGGGGATGATTGGGTTGATCGATGCTTTTGAGAAGTTTGATCCCGGCCAGGGGATTTCTTTTTCTTCATATGCCAAGATTCGTATAAGGGGGGCCATGTTGGATGAGATCCGGGCCATGGATTGGGTGCCGCGCTCGCTCCGTCAAAAAAGCAATGAGCTCTCCAAGACCTGTCTGCTCCTGGAACAAAGACTGGGGCGCGCTCCCCTGGATGAGGAAATTGCCGCCGAGCTCCGGATTTCTTGTGAGCAACTTTTCAAGCTATTGGATGAAATCAAGGGAATTTCTCTAGTGCCCGAAGACATTTTTGATGCGGTGGGGGAAGGTAAAATCAATGGTACGTTGCCCTCGGAATCAGATGAAATTTTCCAGAAGACGTATCGGGCAGAACTGAAGAAACACCTTGCAGAGGCTATCAGCAGTCTTTCCAAAAAAGAACAGCAGTTGTTGGCCCTGTATTATTATGAAGAATTGACCATGAAAGAAATCGGCGCGGTCATGGATTACACGGAATCGCGTATTTCCCAGATTCATACGAAAGCGATTCTAAAACTGCGCAGTCGGCTGGCAAGGAAGCTCAAGAGGGAAGACCTTCCGGACCGATTGCAGGATCAGTGGTGTGAACAGACTGTTTCTTGA
- a CDS encoding flagellar basal body L-ring protein FlgH produces MQQPPSGSLWVEGNSSMFQDIKARKIGDILTITVSEISKASKSSMTDTSREKTMNGNFKFNGLTAGNKTILNPVEFGGYEGTFGSGFTGAGSTSKSDSMTAYMTATVVDILPNGNLLIRGSRWTKVNNEMQQIVLEGVVRPNDISRNNAVLSQNIADAKIFFEGKGPLTQQQKPGWLLQLFDLVSPF; encoded by the coding sequence GTGCAACAACCTCCCAGCGGTTCTTTGTGGGTGGAAGGCAATAGCTCCATGTTCCAGGACATTAAAGCTCGAAAGATCGGTGACATTCTCACCATAACGGTCAGCGAAATATCCAAGGCCAGCAAGTCGTCAATGACGGATACCAGCCGGGAAAAGACCATGAATGGCAACTTCAAATTCAATGGCTTGACTGCAGGCAACAAAACCATTCTCAATCCCGTGGAATTTGGAGGGTATGAGGGCACATTCGGGAGTGGTTTTACTGGAGCCGGCAGCACGTCCAAGTCGGATTCCATGACAGCGTATATGACGGCAACAGTCGTGGATATTCTGCCAAACGGCAATTTGCTCATCAGGGGTTCGCGATGGACCAAGGTGAACAATGAAATGCAGCAGATTGTTTTGGAAGGGGTCGTGCGGCCCAATGACATCAGCAGGAACAATGCGGTTCTTTCACAAAATATTGCGGATGCCAAGATCTTCTTTGAAGGCAAGGGGCCGCTCACTCAGCAACAGAAACCGGGCTGGCTGCTTCAGCTCTTCGATTTGGTTTCCCCTTTCTAA
- a CDS encoding rod-binding protein, which translates to MLKIGASRVNPEPNRDGENQKNRLKECCQSFEAIMMNNLLKDMRQNSLSTESADTGREVYEGMMNESVARMMSKSGELGLGETLYRQLLPLIQKDGREDS; encoded by the coding sequence ATGCTGAAAATCGGCGCGTCACGTGTGAATCCGGAACCGAACAGGGATGGGGAAAATCAAAAGAACCGGCTCAAAGAGTGTTGTCAGAGCTTCGAAGCCATCATGATGAACAATCTCCTGAAGGATATGAGGCAGAACTCCCTCAGCACCGAATCTGCAGACACCGGGCGGGAGGTCTACGAAGGGATGATGAACGAGTCCGTCGCAAGGATGATGAGCAAAAGCGGCGAGTTAGGGTTGGGAGAGACTCTGTATCGGCAACTTTTACCCTTGATTCAGAAGGATGGTCGGGAAGATTCATGA
- a CDS encoding flagellar motor protein MotB, producing the protein MRKKKNQEGEGNGGGEASWLVTFSDLCTLLLTFFVLLLSMSSLNQRAFRIAFNNFSASSGALYYNDHESVILPRDLAIKDLCKSLQSVYVLDIRDLDEVRKEEVSSDQKFNLLVSSGNAVWVKRSRATGKFSFIFGDKLLFEKGSATLNPRAFPILMKLGDFIRESNYSVFVEGHTDNIPIHTQSFASNEDLSLARAQAVLEFLLNRCDTDPRQMGMGGYGSSHPIASNETEAGREMNRRVEIIFKREK; encoded by the coding sequence GTGAGAAAGAAGAAGAATCAGGAAGGGGAAGGCAACGGAGGGGGAGAGGCTTCGTGGTTGGTGACCTTTTCCGACCTGTGTACTCTGCTTCTCACCTTTTTCGTTCTTCTCCTGTCGATGTCTTCCTTGAACCAACGCGCTTTCAGAATAGCCTTCAACAACTTTTCCGCCTCCAGTGGCGCGCTCTATTATAACGACCATGAAAGCGTCATTCTGCCGAGGGACCTGGCCATCAAAGACCTCTGCAAGAGTCTGCAGAGTGTTTATGTGCTGGATATTCGCGACCTGGACGAGGTCAGAAAAGAAGAAGTTTCTTCCGATCAAAAATTCAATCTTCTCGTTTCCTCGGGTAATGCCGTATGGGTGAAAAGATCCCGTGCAACGGGAAAATTCTCATTTATATTTGGAGACAAGCTGTTGTTTGAAAAGGGGAGCGCAACACTCAATCCACGAGCTTTTCCAATCCTAATGAAACTAGGGGATTTTATTCGTGAATCCAACTATTCCGTTTTTGTTGAAGGGCACACGGACAACATTCCGATCCATACGCAAAGCTTTGCATCCAATGAAGATCTTTCGCTGGCGCGGGCTCAGGCGGTGCTTGAGTTCCTCTTGAATCGATGTGATACGGATCCGAGGCAGATGGGCATGGGCGGTTATGGAAGCTCGCATCCCATTGCTTCCAACGAAACTGAGGCGGGTAGAGAGATGAATCGCAGAGTCGAAATCATTTTCAAAAGGGAGAAGTGA
- a CDS encoding OmpA/MotB family protein yields MARKKKQEESSPGASWLTTFADLTTLLLTFFVLLLSMSTIDETRQRKALDSLVGAFGFLSGGRSAIGKEKGSDPREFTSPINKSEGVDIEMLKEITMQNNVDADIQVLQENDRIIIRISEKILFFPQSAEICPGIKDYLIRLASYLKSTKREIEIQGHTDIHEILKNGIYKDHIQERSWYLSSKRAQVIYTFFGQAGVPEEQMIANGFSYYYPIVKSEQQVEMGSRNQRVDIIVGKDEIIPEALLEVRSVPAKGFSYKNFFFQVFPAEKNETKENF; encoded by the coding sequence ATGGCCAGGAAAAAAAAGCAGGAAGAAAGTTCACCGGGGGCCAGTTGGCTCACTACCTTTGCAGACCTGACCACCTTGCTCTTGACCTTTTTTGTTCTTCTTCTGAGCATGTCGACCATCGATGAAACGCGTCAGCGGAAGGCTCTCGATTCCCTTGTAGGCGCCTTTGGATTTCTCAGTGGAGGGCGCTCCGCCATCGGCAAAGAGAAGGGTTCGGATCCACGGGAATTCACTTCTCCCATCAATAAGAGCGAGGGTGTCGATATTGAAATGCTCAAAGAAATCACCATGCAGAATAATGTGGATGCCGATATTCAAGTCCTTCAGGAAAACGACAGAATCATCATTCGCATCAGTGAGAAGATCCTCTTTTTTCCTCAATCCGCAGAGATTTGCCCGGGAATTAAAGACTATCTGATCCGCCTGGCGAGTTACTTGAAGTCCACAAAAAGGGAAATCGAGATTCAGGGGCACACAGACATCCACGAGATATTGAAAAATGGCATCTATAAAGACCACATACAGGAGCGTTCCTGGTACCTTTCAAGCAAGCGGGCACAGGTCATCTACACTTTTTTTGGGCAGGCTGGAGTTCCTGAGGAACAAATGATCGCCAATGGATTCAGTTATTATTATCCCATCGTGAAGAGTGAACAGCAAGTGGAGATGGGCAGCCGAAATCAGCGGGTGGATATCATTGTTGGAAAGGATGAAATCATCCCTGAAGCTTTGCTGGAGGTCAGATCGGTTCCAGCGAAAGGATTCAGCTATAAGAATTTTTTCTTTCAAGTGTTTCCCGCTGAAAAGAACGAAACGAAAGAGAACTTCTGA